From Dendropsophus ebraccatus isolate aDenEbr1 chromosome 2, aDenEbr1.pat, whole genome shotgun sequence, a single genomic window includes:
- the BOP1 gene encoding ribosome biogenesis protein BOP1 isoform X2: MSDGEDTDVSDSEESHFSGLEDSGSDSSDEEEGADPEDSGPQTGKETGGSNEYEQDSSDEEDIRNTVGNIPMEWYKDFPHIGYDLDGKKIFKPLRNKDQLEEFLDKMENPDYWRTVHDKKTGRDIKLTDEQVDLVDRLQRGQFGDVNFDPYQPSVDFFTHETMIHPVTNRPADKKSFIPSLIEKEKVSKLVHAIKMGWIRPRKPRDDAPSYYDLWAQEDPNAILGRHKMHVPAPKLPLPGHEESYNPPPEYLMTEEEKLAWEQQDPEDRKLSFLPKQHSSLRAVPAYSRFIHERFERCLDLYLCPRQRKMRVNVDPEDLIPKLPKPRDLQPFPTTQSMVYRGHTDLVRCISVSPSGQWIVSGSDDSTFRFWEVCSGRCMKTVHVDGAIKSVSWNPNPSMVLVAACVERSVIILNPGLGDRLLCSSTDQHLDAYEAPEEQKQQPVTWVAAEGADYEQGVRLRIHHEKAVKQVTWHGRGDYFAVVLPDNGNAQVLIHQLNRRRSQNPFRKNKGQVQRVQFHPTRPFFFVATQRYIRVYNLLKQELTKKLLANCKWISSIAIHPAGDNLIYGSYDSKLAWFDMDLSTKPYKVLRHHKKALRAVSFHRQYPLFASGSDDGSVIVCHGMVYNDLLQNPLIVPVKVLRGHQITRDLGVLDVVFHPTQPWVFSSGADSTIRLFT, translated from the exons GACATCAGGAACACAGTGGGCAATATTCCTATGGAATGGTACAAGGATTTTCCTCACATAGGGTACGACCTGGATGGGAAGAAGATTTTTAAACCATTGAGGAATAAGGACCAGTTGGAGgaatttctggataaaatggagaATCCGGATTACTG GCGAACTGTCCATGATAAGAAAACCGGTCGGGACATAAAACTGACCGATGAGCAGGTGGATCTGGTTGACCGTCTACAACGAGGACAGTTTGGAGATGTGAATTTCGACCCGTACCAG ccttcagTGGATTTCTTTACCCATGAGACCATGATTCATCCAGTCACCAATCGACCAGCAGACAAGAAGAGCTTCATTCCATCCCTTATTGAAAAAGAGAAG GTTTCTAAGCTGGTTCACGCCATTAAGATGGGCTGGATACGACCCCGGAAGCCTCGAGATGACGCCCCAAGTTACTATGACCTGTGGGCCCAAGAGGATCCTAACGCCATACTGGGAAGGCACAAAATGCACGTTCCAGCTCCGAAACTGCCACTCCCGGGACATGAAGAATCTTACAACCCACCGCCGGAGTACCTGATGACCGAAGAAGAG AAACTGGCTTGGGAGCAGCAGGACCCTGAAGACCGTAAGTTATCGTTCCTCCCCAAGCAGCACAGTTCCCTGCGAGCCGTTCCTGCTTACTCCCGCTTTATTCATGAGAGGTTTGAACGCTGCCTGGACTTGTACTTGTGTCCCCGCCAGAGAAAGATGAGG GTCAATGTAGATCCTGAGGATCTGATCCCCAAACTACCCAAACCTCGAGACCTGCAGCCGTTTCCCACCACACAGTCCATG GTTTATCGTGGGCACACGGACCTTGTGCGCTGCATCAGTGTTTCTCCTTCTGGTCAGTGGATTGTCTCAG GCTCGGATGACTCCACATTCAGGTTCTGGGAAGTTTGTTCCGGTCGTTGTATGAAAACTGTTCATGTGGACGGGGCCATCAAAAGTGTGAGCTGGAACCCGAACCCGTCGATGGTGCTGGTGGCTGCTTGTGT GGAGCGCTCCGTCATCATCCTGAACCCTGGCCTTGGAGACCGCCTTCTTTGCAGTTCCACAGATCAACATTTGGATGCGTACGAGGCACCGgaggagcagaagcagcagccGGTGAcctgggtggcagcagagggggcagatTACGAGCAGGGAGTGCGGCTCCGGATCCACCATGAGAAG GCTGTAAAGCAGGTGACGTGGCACGGTCGTGGGGACTATTTTGCAGTGGTTCTCCCTGATAATGGAAACGCTCAGGTTCTGATCCATCAACTTAACCGCAGGCGCAGCCAAAACCCATTCCGCAAAAACAAAGGTCAGGTCCAGCGGGTCCAGTTCCACCCCACTCGACCGTTTTTCTTTGTGGCCACACAGCGATACATTAGGGTATATAATCTGCTGAAACAGGAGCTGACCAAGAAGCTGCTCGCAAACTGCAAGTGGATCTCCAGCATCGCCATACACCCTGCAG GTGACAATCTGATCTATGGGAGTTACGACTCTAAGCTGGCCTGGTTCGATATGGATCTCTCCACAAAGCCTTACAAGGTCCTCCG acatcatAAGAAGGCGCTGAGGGCCGTGTCCTTCCACAGACAGTACCCGCTCTTTGCCTCTGGATCTGATGACGGCAGTGTCATTGTGTGTCATGGCATGGTCTACAA TGACCTCCTGCAGAATCCTCTCATTGTGCCTGTGAAAGTCCTGCGAGGACACCAGATCACCCGGGACCTGGGCGTCTTGGATGTCGTCTTCCACCCCACACAGCCTTGGGTCTTCTCTTCTGGAGCCGACTCTACTATACGACTGTTCACCTAA
- the SCX gene encoding basic helix-loop-helix transcription factor scleraxis, which yields MSFAMLRHAPPARFLYPDISMLSDDEDSGSDSSGCGDKGFHHSGSGGKRADKKCSQLQREPRQRHTANARERDRTNSVNNAFTALRTLIPTEPADRKLSKIETLRLASSYISHLGNVLLLGDTCGDGQPCHTSAPYYQHHPTTASPKHREHDQGQPKQICTFCLSNQRKLGKDRERKTTIRT from the exons ATGTCTTTTGCAATGCTCCGCCATGCCCCTCCTGCCCGCTTCCTCTATCCGGACATCAGTATGCTTTCAGATGATGAGGACAGCGGCAGTGACAGCTCGGGATGTGGTGACAAAGGCTTCCATCACTCAGGTAGCGGTGGTAAGAGAGCAGATAAAAAGTGTTCACAACTGCAGAGAGAACCACGTCAACGACATACGGCCAACGCCCGGGAGAGGGACCGGACCAACAGCGTCAACAACGCCTTCACAGCCCTGCGCACACTCATCCCTACGGAGCCCGCGGACCGCAAACTCTCCAAAATAGAGACTCTACGTCTGGCATCCAGCTACATCTCACATCTTGGGAATGTACTACTACTTGGAGACACTTGTGGAGATGGACAACCCTGTCACACTAGTGCACCATACTACCAGCATCACCCAACCACTGCCAGTCCCAAGCACAGGGAGCACGATCAAGGCCAACCCAAACAGATCTGCACCTTCTGCCTCAGCAACCAAAGGAAGCTG GGAAAAGATCGAGAGAGGAAGACGACCATCAGAACCTAG